TTAAAGATTGAAAATAAGCAGAGAGGATTATCACTGGAAACAACTGGCATAAAATGGGCTCAACAATGGACAGCAGGGCTCAGAATATCTTTAGTATGAGTGAACAAGGGTGCCTGCGATGAGCccgaaggaaaggaaaaggcagctttttttctgcagaatgTGAGACACCTTAATTATTCCTGCACCCTATACATATAAATGGATTCCGTTTTTTGTCAGTGCCTTTGTTATGTTAATTAGCAAAATGCAACTAATTAAACAGCATCTGGTTTCCTGGCCTGTCGTACCATGACAGGTAAAAGTAAACATGAATCTCACCTTTTCATAAGGTTCAGTGTGCTCCACTgggattttcctttttctggcATTGTCTCTTTGACCACTCCCAGCCTCGGTCCTGTAAAacaacatcattattattatttaatgaaTGCCATGGTCATAACATAAACGTCAAAGCTAACTAGAAATCGTTAGGAACCTTTACCAGTGTGTTAAGGTGGGTGGACCAGAGCTCGTGACACCGTCAACGACAGCAGCTAGTCCCGTGAACAGGTTGGAAAaagccattttatttttaacaaaaaaagctgcattagtCTTCACCGGGTATCCCTTGACTGTTTAGGCCTGAAATTCAAGTTGGATTTGCAGCACTTAAAGGTGTGGTTCACATGGCTTACTCCATCGCTTGCGCGTAATTTCTTGTTCCGTGTTTGAGATAAACGTACCGGCTCTGGACTGTACCAAGTGTGGACGGGGGGGTAGAATACCCTGGCACTTTAttcaaaaacgtttttattttgacatgcGTTCTGGTGAAttcgtgaaacgtcatcagtcgcATTCTGAATACTGGTCCAATTCTAGAGTCCGCGTCCCTTCGAGAACGGCCATAAAACTCGGATAGGACTCAACCCGCCCCTTATAATACCGATAATGCATCGGAGCCGACGTCATGTCCGTTCTTGTGAGAGCGacatatcccagaatgcatttcacctcagcaacaggaAACAATggcagaggaaaagaaacacaattttaAATACTACTAGATTTAAGAATTTGATTGTTTCTTACAATTGCAAATTCCAtatgttttaaaatattctCTGCCGGTAATGTGTGGGTTGGCTCATGTAAACCTTTCATGACTTAATGAGAcacttaaattaaacaaaggatttataatcattaatattatcAGTAACATCTGTGCTTTTTCTAGAATGAGTCAAACGTCTGACGCCTTTGACCATCTAAATGTTTTATGCCATTAGATAATGGAATGACTCACTAAAATTTTACCCACTAGTAATATAATGTCAGAGAAAAGTGCCAAGAAGTATTTCATGACTCAGTTTGTATCATTTTGAGGCTTATTTTACATGTTATTTTATCCGTCTTTTGTTTATGAAGCCTTAATTTTTCACCCATTACCTCTCTTTGACACTCCGACTGCCTGGTTGTTTTATGTCCCCCAATTTGAATTGTGCATGTTCCTTTGAGAAAATAAACTGTGCTTTGTGAAAATCATGGTCGTACATGAAAAGTATCTGCTGTTGGGTCTTCCTTGTTGAAATCATCAACTTTAGCCCAAATATAACCTTTTCAGGAAGTCTGTTGTTTTGTACCGTGAGTACACTTTTCTTAATTTCCCCATTGTTCTAGGTTACAATACCTTGCGATTTGGGTAGGCTGAAGACTGACTATAAACTAAACCAAAATATAATATGATGTGGTCTGTACTACAACACCCACAACagtctcttttaaaaaaaaaggttctatGGTTTCGGTTAAAATCAAATCCAGTCTTTCCAGTTCTAGTTGACACTGTCAAGAGCAATTCACTTTAAATTTGAAACGTGATTGAATCGGCTGAATGGCGAACAGGCACTCTGCCTGGTTAATCAGAGAGAATGACAAAATCTGATACAAGTCAAAAGGACGAGATAGAGGCTGGACTTTGTTCTTCCACATAGAAGGCTGTCCCTGTGTCGCGTTCAAAGTGCAGGGCACACAgagtttgatttttttcctcTGAGTGTGCTAGTTGCCCCTCAGTCTCTCAACTCTTTAGTGTCGATATTGAGCTGTCTGAGCTGCAGGATGACCCGTTGGGCCCACATCGCTCCGCTCCTACTGGGTCTTCTCATCCACGGTGCTGTCAGTCAAGATGCTGAGGATCCTGCTGTGGCACCAGCGCAGGGCCAGGCCGCTGATGGCTCACAGACGGAGGAGGATAACGCAGAGTGGGCAATGAATTCCATCAGAGGCAGCTTTGAGTCGGTCGGCGGATACTTTGATTCAATGCTAGAGTTCATGGGCGGACGTGATGGAGTGTGCCAATACCACTGTCGCTACGGTAAGTCGGTTAAATGGATGAGTAAGTATTGTTTAAGGTTAGAAGAATAGCAGTGATATATCATTTTAGAGGTTGAagatatttgatcattttattttaattgaaaggAGGAAATGTAACATTGTTCTCCTGAACACTTATAACATGCAGTGGAAAAGGTTAGTCTTGTGCTGATGTTGTACGATCCGGGTAAATCCACCCTAACAACAATAAAAGTTCTTcaagagaagaggaagacagAAAGCACTTCCTTTTTAAAGTCATTGATAAATGTGATAATGAGTCTGACGATCTCTTGAATGGAACAGCAACGTAACattataaaaatcaataataataatgcaatgACACTTGCATATCACCGGTGTACTTATCATAGCCGTTATCATTTGGAAGAGGGCCTGGATGTGGACTATGAGCCCGGAATGATTCATGCAGTGACTGGGGAATGTTACTAATAACATGCTGTATGAAAGGACCAAATAAGTAACCTTTGGCACTATGAGCAGACGTGGGTCAACTTTAAACCCATGAGGTTTCTAAACTGTGGTACATGACACACAtctgatgttgagtttggttcCCCTTAAAGGTAAagatcctcttcctcgtcctggTTACCAGATGGCAGAACCTAATGGATGTGGCTCCTACATCTTTGGTCTTCCTGTTCCAGAGGGGGTATGCTTCTTCTGTCTGTTTAGGCCAAAGCCGTGTGGATATATGGAACTTGGACATTTTATTGATATAAAAGCCTGAAACTCACTTCCCATGGGACAATCCCAAACTTAGCACTGTGATATTGTTGCTTCCCCCATTAGATTGTGCTGACTTTGCATTATATTTCAGTTAGTTAAAAGTTATGGCAAATATTGGCTAGTGAAGTAATGGCCTGCACCTTAAAGATCTATGATCCATGTCTACTCTTTTCAAAACTTGCAGTATGGTTGCACCAGAGACGTGTTAATTGGGAAGTAAAGACctgatacaaataaataattgatgAATCTTTGCATTCACTAAAACACACCTTTATGGACAACGGCACACACAAAAGAGGATGGCTTGGACATGattatttatgtttgtttttcgtCCAATGTAAATCTTGAAAGACAACAATCAATTTTATAAAAtgcacaataaatatatatatatatatatatatatatatatatatatatatatatatatatatattcgctAGGgataaatgtttatatatatataaccattTATCCCTGAAAGTCTTTATTTTGCTCGATAACGTAATCTGTTTTGAGTGATATTTGAGAAATAACCACGTGTGAATCCTCACCCTGCTGTTTACCAGATGGACATGGGCATCCCTGCCATGACCAAGTGCTGCAACCAGCTGGATATGTGTTACGACACTTGCGGCTCCAACAAGTACCGCTGCGACTCCAAGTTCCGCTGGTGCCTCCACAGCATCTGCTCGGACCTGAAGAAGAGTCTTGGCTTTGTGTCAAAAGTTGAAGGTgggttttttgtattttacacaGAACCGAGTTACTGATCCCGACTTTGCATCCAATGCACCATTCTGCCTCAACTTCAATTTTAATGATTCAACATCTGATTTGAGTACACGGTCTACTTTCATACAGTGACTCAGTAACTGCCTGAGTGAACAGCTTAAAAAGATGCCATGATTACCAGTTAGGATACTtatcagcattttttttttttatttccctccgtGGCAAAAGCGGTTGAGCCCGGAAAAGTTCCCAGCTGGTTTGGGAATCTTTCAGGAGCCTGTTGCATCCCATTTTGAAAGTTACGCCCCTTCCTCAAAAAAAGGAGccaatatttaaattaaattttaatTTTTATGCAAGCAACTGAAATCCTCAAGTGATTAAAACCTACTAAGCACTGATAAATCAGAGATTAACTGCTTttagaacatttaaaatgtcatctTCTTCTGCCCTCTGCTGACGGCCACTCGTGCCTCTGCACCTTTCTCTCCTCAGCATGTGAAACGGTAGCGGACACCTTGTTCAACACAGTGTGGACTCTGGGCTGCAGACCCTACATGAACGGCCAGAGAGCCTCGTGTTTCTGTCcaggagaggagaaagatgaACTTTAAAGCATGAAACACTCTCCTATTTATAGCAGTATCAACTTAGCAGGTCTTGCAAAGACGACTGTGTGACTATTTGAGTAACTTATTGTTCTGgttttgttcaaaatgaagacgTAATTGTTAAACAGTTCAACTTTGTCGCAACCCAaactgtatttgtttatttgtcaatagtgtttttgtttaagCACAAATgttggaaaagaaaagcaaaatgatTGTGATTGTGAATTTATCTTAAAGACCGATACACACGTATTACATCTTGTACTTGATGTTCTGTAGGAATAAATGTTATGGAAACATGCGTAGATGTgattatttcatttcacttaTGTATTACCTACACGTTGAGCTGGACAAAAGTGTTTTTATAATTCAAAAGCGAGGAGGTTATTTTGTGTTAACTTAATGGACTTCAATGAGCTCGGATTCATCAGGCTCAGCTGGTCTGTTTGTTCTACTTAAGTTAACTTGTAATTAATGTCCACAGTTTTGACCCGGTCAGAATGACCTCGAAAGAGAACTGCACCAATTTAgactataaataaaaataccatTTGACCCAGAcactattaaaataaaaatacattcctCATCAGATTAAGACAGAGTCTGCAAAACATACTTTGTTTAATCAAATACATACAGGACCAAGACAAAGAAAGGCTGTTTAAAACAGTAATAAAGTGGTAATATTCACAGAAGTCACCTCACCCAACCCAAAATGGGAATTGCTggcataaaaatatatttttttaaatgttgttttcatttttttagagTTTGAAGATGATTCAGTGAAAAACTGGAAATATGactaaacaataaacaatatatGTTGCACATGATGTCCACATGGCCTGTAGGGTCTCAGAGCGGTTTCAAATAATCAGTCACGAAGAGCCACATATCTAcagacaagagaaaaaaaaagtgaataaaacgcATGACCGCTACTCAACGGCAAATCTCAGTTAATAATGATGTACATCTTTTATTTCAAtcaacattttatattatataaattattACAATATGATTTCAATGTGCCGTTTTGCTGTTTTAATCGCTTAAAAGGAGAATTGTAAACGGATAACATAAAATAGCATAATCACACAATGGTTAATGATTGCTGTGGGAAAATTGGCAAATTTCTTATTCGGTGCTTACGAAACAAAAGCATTCTCAAGCTAGAACATTTACAATGAATAAAGAGACTCCCTGTCAGCATCAGTGTTCTCACACTGTGATTTACTCACTTCACCGGTCGGAGAGGTAAGGGGATAACCAGGCTCTGGCACCTTCTGCTTCATCTTCAGGTTAAATGCTTTAAGCTTGAAATCCAAGAGGAGAAGTTGTTGAACAATGCAGGCATTCATTATTGTGACATTTAGGCTGCAGGGTCAGCATATGCCTCAAACTATAGAATAATCCAAGAACCGAATGAATGTGTAAAGGATTTAAACTAAATATGCAGTTAAGGCAGTACATGAGCAAACACTAACAATTCTAACAAGAACACTTtctgaaaataatgaaaaatcctAAAATATTTCTGAGTGATAATTCATCACTCACTAAAAGTAAATGTTGTTTAGCCAATCGTGGCCCCACTATTCAGCAGATTTCAGAGAAACACATTTGATAGATCTTGCTAACAAGCAGACAAAGAACATGAGCAAAAAGCATTTGGAAGCTGATAAATTGAATATTCCACCAACCTTTTTCCTCAAGTTAGCTTTAATTTCCTCTTCCGTTGGCGGCCGCTGTTCCCCAGACTGCTCGGTTGACGGCCGCTGTTCTCCTGACTGCTGGGTTGGCGGCCGCTGTTCTCCTGACTGCTGGGTTGGCGGCTGCTGTTCTCCTGACTGCTCGGTTGACGGCCGCTGTTCTCCTGACTGCTCTGCTTCAGGGTCATCTTCAACTGGCTGTGGAGTATTCATCTCCGCCTCCatctgttttgctgccaatttTCGTAGTTCCTTCATGTATTTTTTCCTTGCTTTATGTACATGAACAATCTGTAAGTGAACTTTTGTCttcatattcatttgtttttgttgactttTTGGGGGTTCCTGTAAACGGCTTTCAGCAGTTGGCTTCTTAGGGTTGACTGTCTGCAGGTAGGATTTGCgtgaaaaaaatccaatttggCCTTCACTCCCTGACAGATCTGGGTTCATGAACAGGTTTGTGTCCAAATACGGGGGGGCATGAATTCTAGGGTGCACCGCAACGCCAGTaggtttttgttgttggttctttacattattattattctttttcttcttcttcttctttttctttttgggggggggttcctgtACACAGCTGCCAGCGGTTGGCTGCTTAGTGCTGATAAACTGCAGGCAGCGATTGCCTGAAAAAGATCCAGTTTGGCCTCCGCTCCCCGGCAGATCTGGATTCCAAAATCGGTTCTTTTTCAAAGACATACGTCTATATGGGTCACAAACGACAGGGGGCACTTCAGCGGCAGGAGAGTGTTGGTAGGTGTTTTGTGGATAAGGAGGCCCACTTGTATAAAAGAAAGGCGGCGTGGCAACTTGTGTAGACGTCCAGTGAGAACTTGAAGCAGTGCCGTAGGAGCCACTGTGGTAGGCAGTGTACTGGCAGCTTTGGTAGAAACTGTTTTGTGGaaatgcaggaggagcagcgggcTGGCTATACGTATGGTTTTGTTGATAAGAAAACATttctttggggtttttttcGTGGTGGTCCCCGTAACTCGGCTCTTCTTTGCGGTCCTCGCTACCGACATGGCAAGCCAGTCCATCTGCCCTCCTGTCACTCGAATGGCGACCGCATTCAGACCGTTGTCTGCTGTGGGAGGACCGACGGCGAGCAGGGTTCGGACTATTGCTTCTGGAGCTTGAtcttgaggaggaggaagacgaagaggaggacttACTGTAATGTCTTTGAGGAGCCCTCTGCCGAATCTCCTGCTCTAGTCCTTTGCCTTCGTGCTTCTTTCCATACAGCCTCTCCCGAGTCCGGTCTGCTAATTTGCTCATCTCCTCTACTTCCAGGCTCAACCCCAGAGATTGAAGAATGTTCTGGAGATGTGCACGCTGCTCGTCCACCTctggtttttcttcttcttcttctttcttcttcactgCAGCGGGAGACTTGGATCGACTCCTCTCCTCGTCGTCATTAGCGGGCGGGGAAAGTCTCTCACCGAGGGATCTCTCTTGACTGGGCTTGTCACATTCCCCTTCTTCACCGTTGGCCCGATGGCAGCCCGGCACTGAGGCTTCACTATCGGATTGTTGGCTCGCTCTCCTGAAGGTTGGATCTGACATGCTCTCTACAGCAGGAACCTCAACGTTGAGGAGCTCCTCACCTAGAGGAAGATCTGGATGCTCATCGTTAACAATCCTGCTGAGGAAGTCCATGTCCACTCCTTCGTTGAGAATGCTGAGGAAACGCTGGAAACCCTTGTGGACGACATCCTCGTTGTCTGGTGAAGAGTTGCTTCGGCAGGGAGCAGGCGGTGTGAGGTCAGGGGCCTGGGATAAATCACACATACAGAAGCATTACTCTTGTATAAAAGGCACTGTCTGTTAAGACATCTTGACTCCAGTTTGAGATAGATGCTGTTATTTTGCTGTTGGTCATTTGGACGGAAGCTATTCCTtgtagaaagaaaatgtaatttgggATTAAACCATAACATTAATCTCATTGTAATTAACACCGACGACCAAGTGCAGTAATAGAGGTGGTGCCGGGGCACCGCCTACCAGCCTAAAAAAAACGCTAGGTGGGACACAGGTTTGTGATGGGAGTTGGCAAAGGGGGACAACAAGGTTGCCGGGGTTACAAATTGGGTTAAGACAGAGCAATGGTTCCTATAATGGGTAGTAGAGAGGAACAGACCTTCCGGAAAGAGTGGTAGGAATTGGTGAAACATGGAGCAAGCCTAACCATTAAATCCGCCTGTCTTCCCCCAATATGACCTACATGCTACATGGTCCTACACCATTAACACTAAAACACAACTCAATGGGTTGTAAAACCAGCCTCGAGGCCCCTAGCAGCACAACCAGGTGCTGCTGTGTCTGGCAGCAGTGCTTGAAAGGGGTGGAAGAGTGTCAATGCCCTTCCTCCTCACGACAACAGAATTTGTCCAGAAAGCAGAGTTTCATACCAGACTCATCAGATTCAGGCCAGAAAGCTGGGTGGGTCACATGATTGGAAAATGGTGGCGGATGCAAGCAAGAGGCGCTGCTTCACAACTGAGATGGAATCAAAAAACCTCAGGACATTACAAACCTCTTCTCTTGctggcaaaaaaaatgaatcgcTAAATCTTCTGTGCTCAATCAGTGCCTTCACTCTGAGCTTCAGAGGATGGTCGTCCCGCAGCAGACCATTTTTAATCAGGCTGGATGAGTTCATTCTCTCTTTGGGTGAACGGACCtgagaagaaaaagcaaaacagagaACAGTATATTAATTGGAAGAGAGTTGGCCAGCGCAAGCTGAAAATAttgattttcaaagtaaaataatgATCAAAAACCAGCTGAGACGCGACAAGCTTTTACCCACCGTTGACAGAAATCCCGAAGGATGACGTCGTTGCAAAATTAAATTCACGCGGTCTTTCAGACTGGCAACGTTGCATGTAGCCGATTCATTCAAGAAAAAGTCTGGAGaggttgttttctttaaaagcgGTTCAACTGTTTTCAGGGCAATAGCAGCTCTCTTAAACATAATTTGCTCCTCTATCTCTCTGAGCTCTTTCCGCTTTCTCTTGAGCTCTGGATCCTCTTCATCGACTTCAAGTGATTCTCCATCCGGGTCCTCAACTTCAGCGTCCTTAACGTAAAAGTTACGGGAGGGAACACGGAGCTCCTCCCTTGCCACATTTCCTCCCACCAAGCTTTGAGCTTCATCAACAGTGCGTCTTGCATATCTGCAGAAAGTGCGCCACTCCTCACTGGTGATTGAGTCGACCCCCCGACTGTTGACCTCAGTCCGGCGATCTGGAATCAGACTTCTCTGCAAAGACTCACTCGCAGCGTGATTCCAGTCAACTGGATCCATCCTCACACCAGTTTATGCAGTCAGTGCTCTGCAAAGTAAGATCATGGTGGAGGAATTAGTGACCAGTGTGGTATAATAACTTAATGATAGTTGTATACATAAGGCTTTGttaatgtggtggaaatttAGAGTATAGTGTTCCTGTGAGAAATCTTGAGCTGGTTTGTGATTAACATATAGAAACAAACACGAGCTGTTtgtttaagaaaaaacaaatggatCGATCCAGAACAAATGGgttgcagctgtaaaaacaagacGCCACATTGAAGTAGTTTTGGGTCACAGAGTTTCAAGAAGAGGTCGCAGTGTGCATGAGGTACATTTTGACACAATCAACGTTATTCTTTCATCAATCCCCCTACATGGGAGCTGGTAACGTTTTCAGTACCTCAGGTCTTCCACTTGGTGTCCACTGACTAGTCTAAAAGACCGATCCTTGCATTTGTATTAGAAAACCCAACTTCTATACGAAATGCTGTGAAATAACACGTAATGATACGCGTTGGGCTAAATTACAGCCTGTAAAGTGACTGGCGTTATAGGTTGTtgtcagttagcttagcttgactGTTTACCTGCTGACGCGGGTCGAGCTAGCATCTGCTCTCTCCCACCGCGCAAAGGGCGTTATTTTAGAAGGACGTTACTTCGAAAAACAAAGCATTGAGGAGTGAACTGTCAAAACTGACCTTTAGTGCGCTTCAGCAATAGGTAAGGAAACCCGTAGTTaagtgttaaaaaaacacaacagctagAAGTAAGGAAGAGTGGCCGAGGAAGGCTCTGCGTGCTGCGGTGCTGGCGGGTGGAGAGTaacagcgcctcctgctggacgGAGGCCCGACACCGCAGCGAATGAGTAAAGGCCATCAACTAGTTAATGTAGACGGGTACCAGTGATGTTCTGGGCCATTCGTATAAAATGCCAGATTTTATTGTTCCcattcaaaatgttttctaTTGAACCCCTGCCAAAGCTAAATAGAACTTTGGTCTTGtggaaacaagaaacaaagctGCCTGACTTGCAGTGATGCCATCCTGATCTCACTGCTTTACACTGTTACATGCAGACGATGCCATGCGACATGTGGATACTATATTCAATGTAGTCAACCTGCTTGTTAtagaaatggaaaaatgttATTGAAACATACCAAATGCTAACAATTTGTTATGTTTCAACATCCTGATTTCTCCCATTCTGATGTTGCATTCTTCTGTACAGTCTCAACTGAAGGTTTTTCATAGCCTGTCATGTAGGATAATTTCGACTTCAGTACATCCCATCCAGTTCCCTTCTCTAAGAATCTTCTTCCTATATAGTCAGGAAAAACTGGtgcaattaaatgttttttagcaGCTTACATACAATGATTGACTTTAACATTATGctaatcaaatatttacaaccCCTTTTCTGCATGtgtacaaagaaaagaaaatagctcAGCTATGATTATAgcacattttttattaaatttaatgTCCAAAACCCTACAGGGACCAGACTATGGTGCTATTTGATTACAATATTTCAACAAAAGTGATAATTGATCAAATCATGAATaacaaaatcaatcaaataaagATGTTCAGAGATCAATAAATACTTTATacactgtgtttttcttcaaTGTAACATTGTGTTGCGGTTATAAGGACAATGGACTCAAAGACCCACAAACCAGGTTTGCCAATAAACCGGTTCATTTCCGTGTCAGTGAGATTTTGTCAATGGACGTGTGAACTCTGTGAAGGCCCTGCAGTTTATTTTATGAAGACCTTTTACAAATCTCCAGTGGGAAAAGACCATTTGCATTACAATTGTCAGATTTCCGCCCCCTGTGCACCCATCTTCATCCCGGTTGTTTGGTTTCAATGACTTGCAAAAAGCGAGGCCTTGACAATGGTTTTGATTTCTGTGTGTTGTTCAGTGGTGGATTGGGGTTATTACCTGACAAGTTAAAAAAGGGTGGATTGCCAACGCGCTGTGGGAGTAAGTGTCTTGCTTGAGCCAGTACTGCTGGAAAGATACTCACAGGTGGTGCATGGGGGAATGGGAAGAAGGGAGGCATATGAAGCCCGGTTCCAAGGTGGGGCAAGTTAGGAGGAAAGGGTGGGTATGAAGCCGATAAGCAGTCTACTGGCGAGTACACCGGCATTGCAGGTGTAGGAGATGGCTTTAAGAAAGTGTATGCTAAATTTTGAGAAAATGCTTGAGGTGCAGCAGTGCTTTCCTCAGACCAAGTCTCACATTTGTCACTCTGctgtaaagtgctacttgtgcTCTTCCGGCCATATTCAACACCCTCATGCACCGGGTCTTGGTGTACCTCGGTTACATCACTCTGAACGCTGTAGGAGTCTTTTTTCTTGTAATACTTCTGATTTAACGGACTATAACTAGATCTGcttgatgaggatgatgatcgACTGTCAGGTCTTGGTGAAAACGCTCGCCTGGTATCCATTTCCCTGCTTTCTCTACGATTGCAGTCTCTATCCTTTTTTCCATATAACCGCTCTTGGATCCGATGAGACATCTGGCCCAGCTCCTCAGATCCCAAATTCATGCCAATGGCTTGCAAAACACTCTGCATTTGCCTCTGCTTGTGCTCCTCTTCAGGAGACAGTGTTATCTTTTGTTCTCCTGAGGGGCACTTGGATCTACTGTTGGAGCTTAAGTTACTTGGTTCTTCGTTGCCCCTTTGCACAGACTTTTCGTCAGACAGAGACTGCCTCCTTGGGCTAAATGACCGCTCACGAGGCTGTGAAGAAGCCAGTCTCTGAAATCCTTCGCTGTCACTCCAATGGCCGGTATtttggtggcttcc
The sequence above is a segment of the Gasterosteus aculeatus chromosome 9, fGasAcu3.hap1.1, whole genome shotgun sequence genome. Coding sequences within it:
- the LOC120825686 gene encoding uncharacterized protein LOC120825686 isoform X2, encoding MDPVDWNHAASESLQRSLIPDRRTEVNSRGVDSITSEEWRTFCRYARRTVDEAQSLVGGNVAREELRVPSRNFYVKDAEVEDPDGESLEVDEEDPELKRKRKELREIEEQIMFKRAAIALKTVEPLLKKTTSPDFFLNESATCNVASLKDRVNLILQRRHPSGFLSTVRSPKERMNSSSLIKNGLLRDDHPLKLRVKALIEHRRFSDSFFLPAREEAPDLTPPAPCRSNSSPDNEDVVHKGFQRFLSILNEGVDMDFLSRIVNDEHPDLPLGEELLNVEVPAVESMSDPTFRRASQQSDSEASVPGCHRANGEEGECDKPSQERSLGERLSPPANDDEERSRSKSPAAVKKKEEEEEKPEVDEQRAHLQNILQSLGLSLEVEEMSKLADRTRERLYGKKHEGKGLEQEIRQRAPQRHYSKSSSSSSSSSRSSSRSNSPNPARRRSSHSRQRSECGRHSSDRRADGLACHVGSEDRKEEPSYGDHHEKNPKEMFSYQQNHTYSQPAAPPAFPQNSFYQSCQYTAYHSGSYGTASSSHWTSTQVATPPFFYTSGPPYPQNTYQHSPAAEVPPVVCDPYRRMSLKKNRFWNPDLPGSGGQTGSFSGNRCLQFISTKQPTAGSCVQEPPPKKKKKKKKKKNNNNVKNQQQKPTGVAVHPRIHAPPYLDTNLFMNPDLSGSEGQIGFFSRKSYLQTVNPKKPTAESRLQEPPKSQQKQMNMKTKVHLQIVHVHKARKKYMKELRKLAAKQMEAEMNTPQPVEDDPEAEQSGEQRPSTEQSGEQQPPTQQSGEQRPPTQQSGEQRPSTEQSGEQRPPTEEEIKANLRKKLKAFNLKMKQKVPEPGYPLTSPTGEICGSS
- the LOC120825705 gene encoding group XIIB secretory phospholipase A2-like protein; the protein is MTRWAHIAPLLLGLLIHGAVSQDAEDPAVAPAQGQAADGSQTEEDNAEWAMNSIRGSFESVGGYFDSMLEFMGGRDGVCQYHCRYGKDPLPRPGYQMAEPNGCGSYIFGLPVPEGMDMGIPAMTKCCNQLDMCYDTCGSNKYRCDSKFRWCLHSICSDLKKSLGFVSKVEACETVADTLFNTVWTLGCRPYMNGQRASCFCPGEEKDEL
- the LOC144382928 gene encoding uncharacterized protein LOC144382928, producing the protein MQSRRSEHSHRRQYRDRSPRLKDDYDHRWEERREPPRDPPQDSYQKYGGNGCSSKERTSRSRQYSDSPKMLYSEDSLNRDLSRKTSARRRMSSPDWGSFEKKSQRNAEDGNRYRLEPENDTTRRSPNSFSRAHVTKDFKQMLTQEEDFQHRKTPQDSRHKYVHDEFTYRQQQDNCRQSSGYYKDRVGHQRSRDRSQERKSRDRSKKCYVKPRVRNDSPSLDHEEYRQNIGRFPLSASSGQSFESDVTNQSAVVPEQESTVGFQRFLNVLNKGVNVATLTKIVTQSSTEVSDRSSPPSFVNTDFSWSPSYAEGQHGSHQNTGHWSDSEGFQRLASSQPRERSFSPRRQSLSDEKSVQRGNEEPSNLSSNSRSKCPSGEQKITLSPEEEHKQRQMQSVLQAIGMNLGSEELGQMSHRIQERLYGKKDRDCNRRESREMDTRRAFSPRPDSRSSSSSSRSSYSPLNQKYYKKKDSYSVQSDVTEVHQDPVHEGVEYGRKSTSSTLQQSDKCETWSEESTAAPQAFSQNLAYTFLKPSPTPAMPVYSPVDCLSASYPPFPPNLPHLGTGLHMPPFFPFPHAPPVSIFPAVLAQARHLLPQRVGNPPFFNLSGNNPNPPLNNTQKSKPLSRPRFLQVIETKQPG
- the LOC120825686 gene encoding uncharacterized protein LOC120825686 isoform X1 — protein: MDPVDWNHAASESLQRSLIPDRRTEVNSRGVDSITSEEWRTFCRYARRTVDEAQSLVGGNVAREELRVPSRNFYVKDAEVEDPDGESLEVDEEDPELKRKRKELREIEEQIMFKRAAIALKTVEPLLKKTTSPDFFLNESATCNVASLKDRVNLILQRRHPSGFLSTVRSPKERMNSSSLIKNGLLRDDHPLKLRVKALIEHRRFSDSFFLPAREEAPDLTPPAPCRSNSSPDNEDVVHKGFQRFLSILNEGVDMDFLSRIVNDEHPDLPLGEELLNVEVPAVESMSDPTFRRASQQSDSEASVPGCHRANGEEGECDKPSQERSLGERLSPPANDDEERSRSKSPAAVKKKEEEEEKPEVDEQRAHLQNILQSLGLSLEVEEMSKLADRTRERLYGKKHEGKGLEQEIRQRAPQRHYSKSSSSSSSSSRSSSRSNSPNPARRRSSHSRQRSECGRHSSDRRADGLACHVGSEDRKEEPSYGDHHEKNPKEMFSYQQNHTYSQPAAPPAFPQNSFYQSCQYTAYHSGSYGTASSSHWTSTQVATPPFFYTSGPPYPQNTYQHSPAAEVPPVVCDPYRRMSLKKNRFWNPDLPGSGGQTGSFSGNRCLQFISTKQPTAGSCVQEPPPKKKKKKKKKKNNNNVKNQQQKPTGVAVHPRIHAPPYLDTNLFMNPDLSGSEGQIGFFSRKSYLQTVNPKKPTAESRLQEPPKSQQKQMNMKTKVHLQIVHVHKARKKYMKELRKLAAKQMEAEMNTPQPVEDDPEAEQSGEQRPSTEQSGEQQPPTQQSGEQRPPTQQSGEQRPSTEQSGEQRPPTEEEIKANLRKKLKAFNLKMKQKVPEPGYPLTSPTGEVSKSQCENTDADRESLYSL